The Rhinoderma darwinii isolate aRhiDar2 chromosome 11, aRhiDar2.hap1, whole genome shotgun sequence genome window below encodes:
- the LOC142662983 gene encoding histone H2B 1.1 codes for MPEPAKSAPAPKKGSKKAVTKTQKKDGKKRRKSRKESYAIYVYKVLKQVHPDTGISSKAMGIMNSFVNDIFERIAGEASRLAHYNKRSTITSREIQTAVRLLLPGELAKHAVSEGTKAVTKYTSAK; via the coding sequence ATGCCTGAGCCCGCTAAGTCTGCCCCGGCGCCCAAGAAGGGCTCCAAGAAAGCCGTCACCAAGACACAGAAGAAGGACGGCAAGAAGCGGAGAAAGAGCAGGAAGGAAAGCTACGCCATTTACGTGTACAAGGTGCTCAAGCAGGTCCACCCTGACACCGGCATCTCGTCCAAGGCCATGGGCATCATGAACtccttcgtcaatgacatcttcgagCGCATCGCGGGGGAAGCCTCCCGCCTGGCTCACTACAACAAGCGCTCCACCATCACCTCCCGGGAGATCCAGACTGCCGTGCGCCTGCTACTGCCTGGAGAGCTGGCCAAGCACGCCGTGTCTGAGGGCACCAAGGCCGTCACCAAGTATACCAGCGCCAAGTAA
- the LOC142663771 gene encoding histone H2A type 1-like encodes MSGRGKQGGKVRAKAKTRSSRAGLQFPVGRVHRLLRKGNYAQRVGAGAPVYMAAVLEYLTAEILELAGNAARDNKKTRIIPRHLQLAVRNDEELNKLLGGVTIAQGGVLPNIQAVLLPKKTESSKSAKSK; translated from the coding sequence ATGTCTGGACGTGGTAAACAGGGAGGCAAAGTGCGGGCTAAAGCCAAGACACGCTCATCCCGGGCAGGACTTCAGTTCCCTGtcggtcgtgtgcacagacttCTACGCAAGGGCAACTACGCTCAGAGGGTGGGCGCCGGCGCTCCGGTTTACATGGCCGCTGTGCTTGAATATCTGACCGCTGAGATTCTGGAACTGGCCGGAAATGCCGCCCGGGACAATAAGAAGACCCGAATCATCCCCCGTCACCTGCAGCTGGCCGTGCGCAATGACGAGGAGCTCAACAAACTGCTGGGTGGTGTGACCATCGCTCAGGGAGGCGTCCTGCCCAACATCCAGGCTGTTCTGCTGCCCAAGAAGACTGAGAGCAGCAAAAGCGCCAAGAGCAAGTGA